A stretch of Roseibium porphyridii DNA encodes these proteins:
- the ccrA gene encoding crotonyl-CoA carboxylase/reductase, with protein MTAAPEANDNLTRGEAPLKDLYEVGEIPPLGHVPKNMYAWAIRRERHGAPEEAMQLEVVPTWELDSHEVLVLVMAAGVNYNGIWAGLGEPISPFDGHGAPYHIAGSDASGIVWAVGDKVKRWKVGDEVVIHCNQDDGDDEECNGGDPMYSNSQRIWGYETPDGSFAQFTRAQAQQLMPRPKHLTWEESACYTLTLATAYRMLFGHHPHELKPGQNVLVWGASGGLGSYAIQLITAAGGNAIGVISDEDKRQFVMELGAKGVINRKDFKCWGQLPAVGSPEYSEWFKEARKFGKAIWEFTGKGNNVDIVFEHPGEATFPISTFVCKKGGMVVICAGTSGFNCTFDVRYMWMHQKRLQGSHFAHLKQASAANKLMIERRIDPYMSEVFPWDQIPKAHTKMWKNEHAPGNMSVLVSAPTTGLRTLEDVLEAGKR; from the coding sequence ATGACAGCAGCGCCTGAAGCCAATGACAACCTGACGCGGGGAGAAGCTCCCTTGAAAGATCTATATGAAGTCGGCGAGATTCCGCCCCTCGGTCATGTTCCCAAAAACATGTACGCATGGGCAATCCGCCGGGAGCGTCACGGCGCTCCGGAAGAGGCAATGCAGCTCGAGGTCGTACCGACCTGGGAGCTGGACAGCCACGAAGTGCTGGTCCTGGTGATGGCCGCAGGCGTCAATTACAATGGTATCTGGGCCGGTCTCGGAGAGCCCATCAGCCCATTTGACGGCCACGGAGCCCCCTATCACATTGCAGGCTCTGACGCGTCAGGCATTGTCTGGGCGGTCGGGGACAAGGTTAAGCGCTGGAAAGTGGGTGACGAAGTCGTCATTCACTGTAACCAGGACGACGGTGACGACGAGGAGTGCAACGGCGGCGACCCGATGTATTCCAACAGCCAGCGCATCTGGGGCTATGAAACGCCGGACGGTTCGTTTGCTCAATTCACCCGCGCTCAGGCCCAACAGCTGATGCCTCGCCCCAAGCACCTGACCTGGGAAGAAAGTGCTTGTTACACACTGACCCTGGCAACGGCTTACCGGATGCTGTTTGGTCATCACCCGCATGAACTCAAACCCGGCCAGAACGTGTTGGTCTGGGGTGCTTCAGGCGGTCTCGGTTCCTATGCTATTCAGCTGATAACCGCAGCGGGCGGCAACGCCATCGGTGTCATCTCGGACGAAGACAAACGCCAGTTCGTGATGGAGCTTGGCGCCAAGGGTGTAATCAACCGTAAGGACTTCAAGTGTTGGGGACAGCTCCCGGCGGTTGGCTCCCCGGAATATTCGGAATGGTTCAAGGAAGCGCGGAAGTTCGGCAAGGCCATCTGGGAGTTCACCGGAAAGGGCAACAACGTCGACATCGTCTTCGAACATCCTGGCGAAGCAACGTTCCCGATCTCAACATTTGTCTGCAAGAAGGGCGGCATGGTTGTGATTTGTGCGGGCACGTCCGGTTTCAACTGTACCTTCGACGTGCGCTATATGTGGATGCACCAAAAGCGGCTGCAAGGATCTCACTTTGCACACCTGAAACAGGCGTCAGCCGCGAACAAGCTCATGATCGAGCGTCGCATCGATCCTTACATGTCTGAAGTTTTCCCCTGGGATCAGATTCCCAAGGCCCATACCAAGATGTGGAAGAACGAGCATGCACCTGGAAACATGTCTGTATTGGTCTCTGCGCCGACCACAGGCCTGAGAACCCTGGAAGATGTGCTCGAAGCAGGCAAACGCTAA
- a CDS encoding protein meaA, with protein sequence MSATGEKGQERDRPWIFRTYAGHSTAAESNKLYRGNLAKGQTGLSVAFDLPTQTGYDPDDQLARGEVGKVGVPVAHLGDMHTLFDEIPLERMNTSMTINATAPWLLSLYIAAADEQGADRKLLSGTTQNDIIKEYLSRGTYVFPPAPSLRLTTDVIAWTYSNMPKWNPMNVCSYHLQEAGATPVQELSFALATAVAILDSMKASGAIPDEDFPKAVGRISFFVNAGMRFVTEMCKMRAFTELWDEICRERYAVEEERYRRFRYGVQVNSLGLTEPQPENNVYRILLEMLAVVLSKNARARAVQLPAWNEALGLPRPFDQQWSLRMQQIVAYETDLLEYADIFDGSTEITKKVEALKAEAREELARIDAMGGAVAAVDSSYMKRKLVESNSARLAAIEAGDQVVVGVNRWTDSEPSPLATGDDGAILTVPEHVEGEAIEKLKAWRDARDDAAVEQALEDLKSAAQEGRNIMEPSIAAAKAGVTTGEWGRTLRQVFGEYRAPTGVGQAVRDEAGDLAAVRGDVDVVSKTLGRRLKFLVGKPGLDGHSNGAEQIAVRARDCGMEVVYEGIRLTPAQIVNAAVEEDVHVIGLSILSGSHLALVRDVMEKLRATGADDIPVVVGGIIPDEDAAKLKAMGVAAVYTPKDFQLTDIMADVVKIVGTRADEAA encoded by the coding sequence ATGAGCGCAACAGGTGAAAAGGGGCAGGAGCGGGATCGGCCCTGGATTTTCCGGACCTATGCGGGTCATTCAACAGCCGCTGAATCAAACAAACTCTACCGGGGCAATCTCGCAAAAGGGCAGACCGGCTTGTCCGTTGCGTTCGATCTGCCAACCCAGACTGGGTATGATCCTGATGATCAGCTGGCACGTGGTGAAGTCGGCAAGGTTGGTGTGCCGGTTGCTCATCTTGGCGATATGCATACGCTCTTTGACGAGATTCCGCTGGAACGCATGAACACGTCCATGACGATCAATGCCACGGCGCCCTGGCTTCTGTCGCTCTATATTGCGGCCGCTGACGAACAGGGAGCTGACCGGAAGCTTCTTTCAGGCACCACCCAGAACGACATCATCAAGGAATATCTGTCTCGCGGTACGTATGTGTTTCCACCCGCGCCGTCGCTCAGACTGACAACGGACGTGATCGCCTGGACATATTCCAACATGCCCAAGTGGAATCCGATGAATGTCTGCTCCTATCACTTGCAGGAGGCAGGTGCCACGCCGGTCCAGGAATTGTCCTTTGCGCTTGCAACGGCTGTCGCCATTTTGGACTCCATGAAGGCTAGCGGTGCCATTCCTGACGAAGACTTTCCCAAGGCGGTCGGCCGGATCTCCTTCTTCGTCAACGCCGGTATGCGTTTCGTCACCGAGATGTGCAAGATGCGTGCGTTCACTGAACTCTGGGACGAGATCTGCCGTGAACGGTACGCTGTCGAGGAGGAGCGTTACCGTCGTTTCCGCTATGGCGTTCAGGTCAATTCTCTTGGCTTGACCGAACCGCAACCGGAAAACAACGTCTATCGCATCCTACTTGAAATGCTTGCGGTCGTGTTGTCCAAAAACGCACGCGCGCGTGCGGTCCAGTTGCCGGCCTGGAACGAAGCGCTTGGCCTTCCACGTCCGTTTGACCAACAGTGGTCTTTGAGAATGCAGCAGATTGTCGCCTACGAAACGGATCTGCTGGAATATGCCGACATTTTTGATGGGTCGACGGAGATCACGAAAAAGGTTGAAGCGCTGAAAGCGGAAGCGCGTGAGGAGCTGGCCCGGATCGACGCAATGGGAGGTGCCGTCGCGGCCGTGGATTCCAGTTATATGAAGCGCAAGCTTGTGGAGAGCAACTCGGCGCGGTTGGCGGCAATTGAAGCTGGAGATCAAGTGGTCGTCGGTGTCAATCGATGGACGGACAGTGAACCGTCTCCATTGGCAACAGGGGACGATGGTGCAATCCTGACAGTTCCCGAACATGTTGAAGGCGAGGCCATTGAAAAGCTCAAGGCCTGGCGCGATGCGCGCGATGATGCGGCTGTTGAGCAAGCCCTTGAAGATTTGAAGTCGGCCGCGCAGGAAGGCCGCAATATCATGGAGCCCTCGATCGCGGCGGCCAAGGCCGGCGTCACCACGGGCGAATGGGGCCGAACGCTGCGCCAGGTCTTTGGAGAATACCGCGCTCCGACCGGCGTCGGTCAGGCAGTGCGTGATGAAGCTGGTGACCTCGCAGCGGTTCGAGGTGACGTTGACGTCGTTTCAAAGACGCTCGGGCGACGGTTGAAGTTCCTGGTCGGAAAGCCGGGTCTCGATGGTCATTCCAACGGTGCCGAACAAATCGCCGTGCGCGCGCGCGATTGCGGCATGGAAGTGGTTTATGAGGGTATCCGACTGACACCGGCTCAAATCGTCAATGCGGCAGTCGAGGAAGATGTCCACGTGATTGGACTGTCGATCCTGTCCGGGTCTCACTTGGCGTTGGTGCGAGATGTCATGGAGAAGTTGCGTGCAACAGGCGCAGATGACATTCCAGTCGTGGTGGGCGGCATCATTCCGGATGAGGATGCTGCGAAGCTGAAGGCCATGGGCGTTGCGGCGGTCTATACGCCAAAGGACTTCCAGCTAACCGACATCATGGCCGATGTTGTGAAAATTGTCGGAACGCGTGCGGATGAGGCGGCCTAG
- a CDS encoding sodium-dependent bicarbonate transport family permease, producing the protein MVDTILNLAAQNLLSPIILFFALGLAAALVRSDLSVPEAAAKTLSIYLLFAIGFKGGVSVSDHGVDATLVFSLIAGLILSFLLPFVAFGLLRVMTRLDALDAAAVAGHYGSISIVTFVAATSVLQSQGIASEGYLVAVAAVMEAPAILSALWLAARFSTQAANEGRAQDSKGLLREILFNGSIVLLVGSFVIGFLSGPQGLSDIESFIVAPFKGVLCLFLLDMGLVAGRGLRSSAHYLRPGLILFGIVMPIIGSFAGLIAASMIGLSTGGTVLLMTLSASASYIAVPAAMRVALPEANPSIYLTMSLGITFPFNLTIGIPLYLSLAQVI; encoded by the coding sequence TTGGTCGATACGATTTTGAATTTGGCGGCACAAAACCTGTTGTCGCCTATCATTCTGTTTTTTGCTCTTGGCCTGGCAGCAGCTCTGGTCCGCTCCGACCTTTCGGTGCCGGAGGCAGCTGCAAAAACCCTCTCGATCTATCTATTGTTTGCGATCGGCTTCAAAGGCGGTGTCAGTGTCAGCGATCATGGTGTCGACGCCACGCTGGTTTTTTCGCTGATAGCGGGGTTGATCCTGTCTTTTCTCCTGCCGTTTGTTGCATTTGGCCTATTGCGAGTGATGACACGGCTTGATGCTTTGGACGCAGCCGCGGTCGCTGGCCACTACGGCTCGATTTCAATCGTGACATTCGTCGCGGCCACGTCGGTTCTGCAAAGCCAGGGCATAGCCAGCGAAGGCTATCTGGTTGCCGTTGCTGCCGTCATGGAAGCGCCCGCGATCCTGTCGGCCTTGTGGCTTGCCGCCAGGTTTTCAACACAGGCGGCCAATGAGGGCCGGGCACAGGATTCCAAGGGGCTCTTAAGGGAAATTCTTTTTAACGGTTCAATCGTTTTGCTGGTCGGATCCTTCGTGATCGGGTTCCTGTCGGGCCCACAAGGCTTGTCGGATATCGAGAGCTTCATTGTTGCTCCCTTCAAAGGTGTGCTTTGCCTGTTCCTTCTGGATATGGGTCTGGTCGCTGGCCGCGGCCTCAGGTCGAGTGCGCATTATCTGCGTCCCGGGTTGATCCTTTTCGGTATTGTCATGCCGATCATTGGTTCCTTTGCCGGTCTGATCGCCGCCAGCATGATCGGCCTTTCCACGGGAGGCACGGTATTGCTCATGACGCTGAGCGCATCGGCGTCCTATATTGCGGTGCCGGCTGCAATGAGGGTTGCCTTGCCCGAAGCCAATCCATCAATTTACCTGACCATGTCACTCGGGATTACCTTTCCGTTCAATCTGACGATCGGTATTCCGCTATATCTATCGCTTGCGCAGGTCATTTGA
- a CDS encoding P-II family nitrogen regulator, which produces MEMKDAKRVEITIEAPMETRLTDALDGAGVTGYTILPVMGGSGRSGRWSREGQVSRAGGMIQIICIIRPDRLDALLEAAFSVVERHIGVVTVTDCSVLRAERF; this is translated from the coding sequence ATGGAAATGAAAGACGCCAAAAGAGTCGAAATCACCATCGAGGCACCGATGGAAACGCGGCTGACGGATGCACTCGATGGAGCAGGTGTGACGGGCTATACGATTTTGCCGGTTATGGGCGGCAGCGGGCGGTCCGGGCGCTGGAGTCGTGAGGGTCAGGTTTCGCGCGCTGGTGGCATGATCCAGATTATCTGCATCATCCGGCCTGACCGATTGGATGCGCTTTTGGAGGCGGCTTTCAGCGTCGTGGAACGGCATATCGGTGTCGTCACCGTGACAGACTGCTCTGTGCTACGCGCGGAACGCTTCTGA
- a CDS encoding carbonic anhydrase, translating into MSLPKHLLDGYERYLNKGFVRNRETHERLALYGQKPEVMVISCCDSRVTPEGIFNMGPGELFVVRNVANLVPPYEDTEGQHGTSAAIEFGVGSLKVKHIVVMGHGQCGGVKAFREHANAPMETGQFIGRWIKLLEPAAIAMACMPLDQADDPQLAMEYAGIRQSLKNLMTFPFVEKAVQDETLRLHGAWFDIGSGELRVMNEDSQRFEEVEHPPIKVIAQSAGH; encoded by the coding sequence TTGAGCTTGCCCAAGCATCTGCTGGATGGTTACGAACGCTATCTGAACAAGGGTTTTGTCAGGAATCGTGAGACCCACGAAAGGCTCGCCCTTTACGGGCAAAAACCGGAGGTGATGGTCATCTCCTGCTGCGACAGCCGTGTAACCCCCGAAGGCATCTTCAACATGGGTCCTGGTGAGCTCTTTGTTGTACGCAATGTCGCAAATCTCGTTCCGCCTTATGAAGATACAGAAGGTCAGCACGGCACCAGTGCAGCGATCGAGTTCGGGGTCGGTAGCCTCAAGGTCAAGCATATCGTCGTCATGGGGCACGGACAGTGCGGCGGCGTTAAAGCGTTCCGTGAACATGCCAATGCGCCAATGGAAACGGGACAGTTTATCGGCCGTTGGATCAAGTTGCTGGAACCTGCTGCGATCGCAATGGCGTGCATGCCTCTGGATCAGGCGGACGACCCGCAACTGGCCATGGAATATGCCGGGATACGCCAGTCGCTGAAAAACCTGATGACATTTCCATTCGTTGAAAAAGCTGTTCAGGACGAGACCCTGCGGCTCCACGGTGCCTGGTTCGATATCGGTTCCGGTGAACTCAGGGTCATGAACGAAGACAGCCAACGCTTTGAAGAGGTCGAGCATCCGCCGATCAAAGTGATCGCGCAATCAGCAGGCCACTGA
- a CDS encoding DinB family protein produces the protein MTHIDPELYRRMAAYNSWMTQKAYEAAGNLSDAERKADKGAFFRSVHSTLNHILFADRAWMRRFTGRPYDIKGMGVDLFDNFDELTTAHLQICDDINVFADELSEDWLSGTLEWTSVTDRKTRRRPRWLLVTHMFNHQTHHRGQLSTLLFQAGIDIGVTDLPFMPDLIGEYSD, from the coding sequence TTGACGCATATTGATCCTGAGCTTTATCGACGCATGGCAGCCTATAATAGCTGGATGACGCAAAAGGCCTATGAGGCGGCAGGCAATCTGAGTGATGCGGAGCGAAAAGCGGACAAAGGTGCGTTTTTCCGGTCCGTGCATTCCACGCTCAACCATATCCTGTTCGCAGACAGGGCCTGGATGCGGCGATTTACCGGCCGTCCCTATGACATTAAGGGAATGGGGGTCGACCTCTTTGATAATTTTGACGAACTGACGACCGCGCACCTTCAGATCTGCGATGATATCAATGTCTTTGCGGATGAGCTGTCTGAAGATTGGCTCTCTGGCACGCTTGAATGGACGAGTGTGACTGATCGCAAGACGCGCCGGCGTCCACGTTGGCTGCTGGTGACACACATGTTCAATCATCAAACGCACCACCGGGGTCAACTATCGACCCTGCTGTTTCAGGCAGGAATAGACATTGGCGTGACTGATCTGCCTTTCATGCCAGATCTGATTGGCGAATATTCCGACTAA
- a CDS encoding HD-GYP domain-containing protein: MKRVIIAVENLGSVPQQLLQITAVYPAELVAYDKLQSLSFDSPALLIVDLENMTRDCLSRLKSMSNNSVLEKLCVLDTKSRHQVFQARELGIYNLVHKDDFASLMVKLRELLGNYSKPNLGTNCSSQMGSAVNAACSALDQMSQAILNDAPLPVPKLARSAVDITNTICTEGLDNWLSAVQQHHSHTYCHTMMVTGHAVGFAKALGLPEQKQYMLGLGGLVHDLGKVRIPLSVLDKPAKLNAEERDLVNRHPRFSQEILRGRKEVPKEVVDMAVWHHEMLDGSGYPDRLSGESIPDSVRMVTIVDIYSALTEKRAYKDSYSPRQAFSIMSEMGSKLDQQLLRTFRKSILKTDLGALRRTVAC; encoded by the coding sequence ATGAAACGAGTTATTATTGCAGTTGAGAACCTTGGGTCTGTTCCGCAGCAATTATTGCAAATCACGGCTGTATATCCGGCCGAGCTGGTGGCCTACGACAAACTCCAGTCCCTGTCCTTCGATAGCCCCGCCTTGCTCATCGTCGATCTTGAAAACATGACGCGCGACTGTCTCAGTCGGCTCAAGAGCATGAGTAACAACTCCGTTCTGGAAAAGCTCTGTGTGCTCGATACAAAGAGCCGTCATCAGGTGTTTCAGGCGCGGGAACTCGGGATTTACAATCTGGTCCACAAGGACGACTTCGCCTCACTAATGGTCAAACTTCGAGAGTTGCTCGGCAACTACTCGAAACCGAACCTGGGCACGAACTGCTCCAGCCAGATGGGAAGTGCAGTTAATGCCGCGTGCTCTGCACTCGATCAGATGTCTCAGGCGATCCTGAACGACGCACCGCTTCCTGTTCCCAAACTCGCAAGAAGTGCGGTGGACATAACAAATACGATATGCACTGAAGGGCTCGACAACTGGCTTTCCGCCGTTCAACAGCACCACAGTCACACCTATTGCCACACAATGATGGTGACGGGACATGCGGTCGGTTTTGCAAAAGCTCTCGGCTTGCCGGAACAGAAGCAATACATGCTGGGCCTTGGCGGACTCGTCCACGACCTGGGAAAAGTCAGGATACCCTTGTCGGTGCTCGACAAACCGGCAAAACTGAACGCCGAAGAACGTGATCTGGTCAACAGACACCCACGTTTCAGCCAGGAAATTCTGCGCGGGCGCAAGGAAGTTCCAAAAGAAGTGGTCGACATGGCCGTCTGGCATCACGAGATGCTCGATGGCTCTGGATACCCTGACCGCCTCAGCGGCGAAAGCATTCCGGATTCCGTTCGGATGGTCACAATCGTCGATATCTATTCCGCGCTTACTGAAAAACGCGCCTATAAGGACAGTTACAGTCCACGACAGGCTTTTTCGATCATGTCGGAGATGGGCAGCAAACTCGATCAGCAGCTTCTTCGCACGTTCCGAAAATCAATTCTCAAAACAGATCTCGGTGCATTACGGCGTACCGTTGCCTGTTAG
- a CDS encoding vWA domain-containing protein: MLALFTISLLTIGAQAQDRERAILVLDGSGSMWGQIDGVSKIEIARGEIAQMLTGWDKNIDLGLMTYGHRTKGDCNDIELVVPPQPLNGNAFQGAVNSISPKGKTPLSTAVRLAAEEMRFTEERATVVLLSDGLETCEADPCALASSLEAQGVDFTAHVIGFDISANEAKQLSCLAENTGGQFFLAGNSGELTEALAQTVQTIAVTEPEPAPEPVVVAEAKPEPAPAPAGPQGIQALAKLCETCDFLEKDVFWYLYEAKADANGKRKEISRNNNAQPIFETGQGEYHLGAKYGEAYVSSDFTVSAGQLTEGVINLNAGNLRVRAEAAPGGTSLNDKMFYYVYEAKKDLEGKRKEVSRSGAANHVFRLPAGEYHIVAIHGKARATADLTVEAGALTDHVFDMNAGYLRITGVPTSGAEPLKDNQFYYVFEAKKDLEGNRREVDRSGAAQPLFRLSAGDYHVVATHGKARTSFDVTIGADQLSDETVDMNVGYLRIANLLAEGQPPVDKDVFYYVYEAKKDLEGKRKEVDRSGNAKPLFRLSAGDYHVLATYGNSSVTADLTVDAGALTDQTMVQNAGVLRAETVLEEGGAALDKGVFWYVMSGQQDLEGKRAEITRSGNAKPIFRLKEGSYQLNVRYGNETYSFPMDVSAGEVKDASLLLKK; encoded by the coding sequence TTGCTGGCCTTATTTACTATTTCACTTCTGACCATTGGTGCGCAGGCACAAGATCGTGAACGCGCCATTCTTGTGCTGGATGGATCCGGCAGCATGTGGGGTCAGATTGACGGCGTATCGAAGATCGAAATCGCGCGCGGCGAAATCGCCCAGATGCTGACAGGATGGGACAAGAACATCGACCTCGGTCTTATGACTTACGGTCACCGGACCAAGGGCGATTGCAATGACATCGAGCTTGTTGTTCCACCTCAGCCATTGAACGGAAACGCGTTTCAAGGTGCTGTGAATTCTATCAGTCCCAAAGGAAAGACACCGCTTTCAACCGCAGTTCGTCTCGCGGCGGAAGAGATGCGCTTTACCGAAGAGCGTGCGACCGTTGTGCTTCTGAGTGATGGTCTTGAGACCTGCGAAGCTGACCCTTGTGCGCTGGCTTCGTCCCTTGAAGCACAGGGTGTTGACTTTACTGCACATGTGATTGGTTTTGACATCTCGGCCAATGAAGCAAAGCAGCTTTCCTGCCTGGCCGAAAACACCGGCGGCCAGTTCTTTCTCGCCGGAAATTCCGGCGAGTTGACGGAAGCTCTGGCTCAGACGGTGCAGACAATTGCCGTGACCGAACCTGAACCCGCTCCAGAGCCGGTGGTTGTTGCTGAAGCAAAGCCCGAGCCTGCGCCCGCACCTGCTGGCCCACAAGGCATTCAAGCACTCGCAAAGCTTTGTGAAACCTGCGACTTTCTGGAAAAGGATGTCTTTTGGTACCTTTATGAGGCCAAGGCCGATGCAAACGGCAAGCGCAAGGAAATCAGCCGCAACAACAATGCACAGCCGATTTTTGAGACCGGCCAAGGAGAGTATCATCTCGGCGCCAAGTATGGTGAGGCCTATGTCAGCAGTGATTTCACGGTTTCTGCCGGACAGCTGACCGAAGGTGTGATCAACCTGAATGCAGGCAACCTGCGTGTTCGGGCTGAAGCCGCGCCAGGCGGCACATCCCTCAACGACAAGATGTTTTATTATGTCTACGAAGCCAAAAAGGATCTCGAAGGCAAGCGCAAGGAAGTGAGCCGGTCTGGTGCTGCCAACCACGTCTTCCGGCTGCCCGCGGGTGAGTACCATATTGTCGCCATTCACGGCAAAGCGCGTGCAACTGCGGATCTGACTGTCGAGGCTGGCGCTCTGACGGACCATGTTTTCGATATGAATGCAGGGTATCTCAGGATCACAGGGGTCCCGACATCGGGAGCGGAACCGCTCAAGGACAATCAGTTCTACTATGTCTTTGAGGCGAAGAAGGACCTTGAAGGCAATCGCAGGGAAGTGGATCGGTCCGGCGCTGCGCAACCTTTGTTCCGGCTGAGTGCGGGCGACTATCACGTCGTTGCAACGCATGGCAAAGCGCGTACATCATTCGATGTCACGATCGGAGCTGATCAGCTGTCCGACGAAACCGTGGACATGAATGTCGGTTATCTCAGGATTGCCAATCTGTTGGCCGAAGGCCAGCCGCCGGTCGACAAGGACGTCTTTTACTATGTCTATGAAGCGAAGAAGGACCTTGAAGGCAAGCGTAAGGAAGTTGACCGGTCCGGCAATGCCAAGCCTTTGTTCCGGTTGAGTGCCGGCGACTATCACGTCCTTGCCACTTATGGCAATTCGAGCGTGACTGCAGATCTGACTGTCGACGCCGGTGCCCTGACGGACCAGACCATGGTCCAAAATGCCGGTGTGTTGCGTGCTGAAACAGTTCTTGAGGAAGGCGGCGCTGCGCTCGACAAAGGTGTCTTCTGGTATGTCATGAGCGGACAGCAGGATCTGGAAGGAAAACGGGCGGAAATCACGCGTTCCGGCAATGCCAAGCCGATTTTTCGTCTCAAGGAAGGCAGCTATCAGTTGAATGTTCGCTACGGGAACGAGACCTATAGTTTCCCGATGGACGTGTCAGCTGGAGAAGTGAAAGACGCATCATTGCTTCTGAAAAAGTAA